The following are encoded in a window of Bacillus xiapuensis genomic DNA:
- the spoIIM gene encoding stage II sporulation protein M has product MRKKLSSILIGQHIQANASIYLFVSVLFFMGVIFGAIVVNSLSLHQKEDLAYYLQQFFGQVSAGQMANSEDLFWQSWLHNLKYLGCMWLFGISIIGVPLIFIFLFMKGIVVGFSVGFLVQQMNWQGFFLSISTVLPQNLIIIPAFLFIASASTAFSLQLIKKIFMKQAVHFHIAPFFIKYALFFLAAAVIVGMAAGIEAYVSPLLMKVVIE; this is encoded by the coding sequence ATGCGGAAAAAGTTATCGTCGATCTTAATTGGACAGCACATTCAAGCCAATGCCTCCATCTATTTGTTCGTAAGTGTCCTGTTTTTTATGGGAGTGATATTTGGGGCCATTGTCGTCAATAGTTTATCGCTTCATCAAAAGGAAGATTTAGCCTATTACTTGCAGCAATTCTTTGGACAAGTATCGGCTGGACAGATGGCTAATTCGGAAGATTTGTTCTGGCAAAGCTGGCTGCATAATTTGAAATACTTAGGATGCATGTGGCTCTTTGGGATATCCATCATCGGCGTGCCGCTTATTTTTATATTTTTATTTATGAAGGGCATTGTTGTCGGATTTTCGGTCGGCTTTCTTGTTCAGCAAATGAACTGGCAAGGCTTCTTTTTATCCATTTCTACGGTTTTGCCGCAAAACTTGATTATTATACCAGCTTTTTTGTTCATCGCCTCGGCGTCGACGGCCTTTTCCTTGCAGCTGATCAAAAAGATATTTATGAAGCAGGCTGTTCACTTCCATATTGCGCCCTTTTTTATCAAATACGCGCTTTTCTTTCTCGCGGCAGCCGTCATTGTCGGGATGGCAGCGGGAATTGAGGCCTATGTCTCACCGCTATTAATGAAAGTAGTGATTGAATAA
- a CDS encoding NUDIX hydrolase — MRKLEEKTLKTEQIFEGKIIRLQVDDVELPNGKRAKRELIKHPGAVAILALTEEGKLVLVEQYRKALERSLVEIPAGKLEPGEEPEKTARRELEEETGYACRSLTLLQSFYTSPGFADELVHLFIAKDLVKKKDALPPDEDEFVELMEVTLEEAEHLIKQQRIHDAKTVYAIQYLQLEKRLAK; from the coding sequence GTGAGAAAACTGGAAGAAAAGACGCTGAAAACCGAACAAATTTTTGAAGGGAAAATCATCCGGCTGCAAGTCGATGATGTGGAATTGCCTAATGGCAAGCGGGCGAAGCGGGAACTGATCAAGCACCCGGGGGCTGTGGCAATTCTTGCGCTGACAGAAGAAGGAAAGCTCGTACTCGTTGAGCAATATCGGAAAGCGTTAGAGCGGTCGCTCGTCGAGATCCCAGCGGGCAAATTAGAACCGGGAGAAGAACCGGAAAAAACGGCGCGCCGGGAACTGGAGGAAGAGACGGGGTATGCATGCAGGAGTCTGACTTTGCTGCAATCCTTTTATACCTCCCCGGGATTTGCTGACGAACTCGTTCATCTCTTTATCGCAAAGGATCTTGTAAAGAAAAAAGATGCTTTGCCGCCGGATGAGGATGAGTTTGTTGAGCTGATGGAAGTGACCCTGGAAGAAGCGGAGCATTTAATCAAGCAGCAGCGAATTCATGATGCGAAAACGGTGTATGCGATTCAATATTTACAGTTAGAAAAGCGGCTAGCCAAATAA
- a CDS encoding aldo/keto reductase: MKKRTLGSSNLQVSELGLGCMSLGQEKKTAQAIIEAALEEGINYFDTADLYDYGINEKLVGEALKTVRDQVIIATKVGNRWRENKDSWTWDPSKAYIKAAVKDSLQRLQLDYIDLYQLHGGTIEDPLDETIEAFEELKQEGLIRAYGISSIRPNVIREFASRSSIASVMMQYSLIDRRPEEEALPLLNKHGISIVARGPLAKGLLSNKWRKKLEAMQEKELLGYSRNELKELLMDLENRLTDERSMNGLAFRYILQHEAVTAVVAGASSVSQLRENARAVAEPPLSAEEYQLLQSVTKANFYEQHR; this comes from the coding sequence ATGAAGAAGCGAACGCTTGGAAGTTCTAATCTGCAGGTCAGTGAATTAGGGCTCGGCTGCATGTCCCTCGGGCAAGAGAAAAAAACAGCGCAAGCCATTATTGAAGCAGCGCTTGAGGAGGGCATTAATTATTTTGACACAGCTGACCTATACGATTACGGCATAAACGAAAAGCTGGTTGGAGAAGCGCTAAAGACCGTGCGGGATCAAGTAATCATCGCTACAAAAGTGGGAAACCGCTGGCGGGAGAACAAAGATAGCTGGACTTGGGATCCTTCGAAAGCGTACATAAAAGCAGCTGTGAAAGACAGCCTGCAGCGCTTGCAGCTTGATTACATCGATCTTTATCAGCTTCACGGCGGCACGATCGAGGACCCTCTGGATGAAACAATTGAAGCGTTTGAAGAGCTGAAGCAGGAGGGACTGATTCGCGCCTATGGCATTTCTTCTATTCGTCCTAACGTCATCCGCGAATTCGCCAGCCGGTCCTCCATAGCGAGCGTCATGATGCAATACAGTCTGATTGATCGCCGTCCAGAAGAAGAGGCACTGCCTTTGCTGAACAAGCACGGAATCAGTATAGTGGCGCGCGGGCCGCTGGCAAAAGGCTTGCTAAGCAATAAATGGAGAAAAAAATTAGAAGCTATGCAAGAAAAAGAGCTGCTTGGCTATTCCCGCAACGAGCTTAAAGAATTGCTGATGGATCTTGAAAACCGGTTGACCGATGAGCGTTCGATGAATGGGCTGGCCTTCCGCTACATTCTGCAGCACGAAGCAGTGACCGCTGTTGTCGCCGGAGCAAGCTCCGTCAGCCAATTAAGAGAAAATGCCCGCGCCGTGGCTGAGCCCCCGCTTTCAGCCGAGGAATATCAGCTGTTACAAAGTGTTACAAAAGCAAACTTCTATGAACAGCACAGATGA
- a CDS encoding YqkE family protein, with product MKKKRQEQDSPVLKDALNQEVLQQLKEKQRELKAEQEKRQEAEEKKKREERRQREKNKSFEELLAESDMDWKKYK from the coding sequence ATGAAGAAGAAAAGGCAAGAGCAGGATTCTCCTGTGCTAAAGGATGCATTAAACCAGGAAGTGCTTCAGCAGTTGAAAGAAAAACAGCGGGAATTAAAGGCGGAGCAAGAGAAACGACAAGAAGCGGAGGAAAAAAAGAAACGCGAAGAGCGGCGCCAGCGCGAGAAAAATAAAAGCTTTGAAGAATTGCTGGCGGAAAGCGACATGGACTGGAAGAAATATAAATAA
- a CDS encoding alpha/beta hydrolase: protein MKKWMTALGTAAAMTAAAGYYLSHRVLHMKKKDEQLIYQREIAAKRLDCQAYEQLPKEEVFIQSPFGYRLKAVFVTPHPGRPYMIFCHGVTETKTNSIKYMNLFLRRGFNGIIYDHRRHGESEGATTSYGYFEKYDLQAVVHELIRREGKEVSFGIHGESMGAATLLLYAGTVEDRADFYIADCPFSDFRAQLAYQMKREIKIAPRLLVSLAEWAVWLRERFRLSAVSPLEAVERIRKPVLFIHSEEDEYILPDMTEALFERKTGPKELYLAAKGGHAQAFNVNPEAYEQAIDHFLQRFQLLPRQN from the coding sequence ATGAAGAAATGGATGACCGCTCTCGGAACAGCTGCGGCAATGACCGCTGCAGCCGGCTACTATCTCTCCCACCGGGTGCTGCATATGAAGAAAAAAGATGAGCAATTGATTTATCAGCGTGAAATAGCCGCCAAACGGCTTGATTGCCAGGCCTATGAACAGCTGCCGAAAGAGGAAGTCTTTATCCAATCTCCCTTCGGCTATCGCTTGAAGGCTGTGTTCGTCACTCCGCACCCCGGGCGTCCTTATATGATTTTCTGCCATGGAGTCACGGAAACGAAAACCAATTCCATTAAATATATGAATTTGTTTTTGCGGCGCGGCTTTAACGGAATCATTTATGATCATCGGCGCCACGGCGAATCGGAAGGAGCGACAACCAGCTATGGCTATTTTGAAAAGTATGACCTGCAGGCGGTTGTCCATGAATTAATCCGCCGTGAAGGCAAGGAGGTTTCCTTCGGGATTCACGGCGAATCGATGGGGGCGGCGACTCTGCTTTTATATGCTGGCACGGTCGAAGACCGCGCGGACTTTTATATTGCCGACTGTCCGTTTTCGGACTTTCGGGCACAGCTCGCTTATCAAATGAAGCGTGAGATTAAAATAGCTCCCCGCCTTCTTGTTTCACTGGCCGAGTGGGCTGTTTGGCTTCGCGAGCGCTTCAGGCTGTCGGCTGTCTCTCCTCTTGAAGCGGTAGAGCGCATCCGCAAGCCTGTTCTGTTTATTCATAGTGAAGAAGATGAATACATTCTTCCCGATATGACTGAAGCCTTATTTGAACGAAAGACAGGGCCGAAAGAGCTGTATCTCGCTGCCAAAGGCGGCCATGCTCAAGCCTTTAATGTCAATCCCGAAGCCTATGAACAAGCCATTGATCATTTCTTGCAGCGCTTTCAGCTGCTGCCGCGCCAAAATTAA
- a CDS encoding CDGSH iron-sulfur domain-containing protein: MTKAQIKVMDNGSFKVSGEVELVDMEGNAFKTKPVFSLCRCGLSQNMPFCDASHKGKFQSCVRAEKD, encoded by the coding sequence ATGACCAAAGCACAAATTAAAGTAATGGACAATGGTTCCTTTAAAGTTTCTGGAGAGGTAGAGCTGGTTGACATGGAAGGAAATGCCTTTAAGACAAAACCCGTATTTTCCTTATGCCGATGCGGCTTATCACAAAATATGCCGTTTTGTGATGCCTCTCATAAAGGAAAATTCCAATCTTGCGTCCGCGCAGAAAAGGACTAG
- a CDS encoding Y-family DNA polymerase, protein MVDYSQLDRNDILCVDMKSFYASCSAVMHGLDPLSCYLAVVSDRSRQGSVVLAASPKLKKEFGVRTGARLFEIPDDPRIQIVEPQMNLYLRISVEITKLLSRYAPPSAIHVYSVDESFIKIDGTASLWGDAATVAKKIRFEMDKEFQLPCAVGIGPNRLMAKLSLDLEAKKKGIAVWSYEDVPSKLWPLAPLSKMWGIGKPLERRLNRMGIFTVGQLAQYDLKKLEAAFGVIGNQLYYHAWGVDLSEMGEPLPQRQLSFSKSQILLRDYSKRSEVQHVILEMCEEVARRAREHKQAGRTISLGIGYSKEESGGGFYRSRTMERPTNTTMDLYEACLALLREFDSGKAVRKITVALSRLTAAESVQLDLFQPNLWKSQMIGYTIDRIRRKHGPTALLRAVSYTEAGTARRRASLTGGHKAY, encoded by the coding sequence ATGGTCGATTACAGTCAACTTGATCGAAACGACATCTTATGTGTGGATATGAAAAGCTTCTATGCCAGCTGTTCAGCTGTGATGCACGGGTTAGATCCGCTCAGCTGTTATCTTGCTGTTGTCAGCGACCGCAGCAGGCAAGGAAGCGTTGTGTTAGCGGCCTCTCCCAAACTGAAGAAAGAGTTTGGCGTTCGAACAGGCGCCCGATTATTTGAAATCCCGGATGACCCCCGCATTCAAATTGTAGAACCGCAGATGAATCTGTACTTGAGGATTTCTGTGGAAATTACTAAGCTGCTTTCCCGATATGCTCCTCCGAGCGCGATTCACGTGTACAGTGTGGATGAAAGCTTTATTAAAATCGATGGCACCGCTTCCCTTTGGGGGGATGCCGCAACAGTGGCGAAGAAAATCCGCTTTGAAATGGATAAGGAGTTTCAGCTGCCATGCGCGGTCGGCATTGGCCCCAATCGGCTGATGGCAAAGCTCAGTCTTGATTTGGAAGCGAAAAAGAAGGGGATCGCCGTCTGGTCCTATGAGGATGTGCCGAGCAAATTATGGCCCCTTGCTCCGCTGAGTAAAATGTGGGGCATCGGCAAGCCGCTCGAACGCCGGTTAAACCGCATGGGAATTTTCACTGTCGGCCAGCTCGCTCAATATGACTTGAAAAAGCTTGAGGCGGCATTCGGCGTTATAGGCAATCAATTGTACTATCACGCCTGGGGCGTCGATTTATCGGAAATGGGGGAGCCGCTTCCACAAAGGCAGCTCAGCTTTAGCAAAAGCCAGATTTTGCTGCGTGATTACAGCAAGCGGTCGGAGGTTCAGCACGTCATTCTTGAAATGTGTGAAGAAGTGGCCAGAAGAGCTAGAGAGCATAAGCAGGCGGGAAGGACGATCAGTCTGGGCATCGGTTACAGCAAGGAAGAATCCGGCGGAGGATTTTATCGCTCCCGGACGATGGAGCGGCCAACAAACACAACAATGGATCTGTATGAAGCTTGCCTAGCGCTGCTGCGCGAATTTGACAGCGGTAAAGCCGTGAGGAAAATTACGGTGGCGCTCAGCCGTTTAACAGCGGCTGAAAGTGTGCAGCTTGATCTCTTTCAGCCGAATCTGTGGAAAAGTCAAATGATAGGATATACAATTGACCGAATTCGCCGCAAGCACGGTCCGACAGCCTTGTTGCGGGCGGTTTCTTATACAGAGGCGGGGACTGCCCGCCGCCGGGCTTCCTTAACGGGCGGCCATAAAGCATATTAA
- a CDS encoding YqzH family protein gives MNQAFIRKMVEQSMKRYGYELDWHGAEKKLELLCQHVQKRCASGEDLYEVIEDEVYAFLTNP, from the coding sequence GTGAATCAAGCATTCATAAGAAAAATGGTCGAACAAAGCATGAAAAGATACGGGTATGAACTGGATTGGCACGGGGCAGAAAAAAAGCTGGAGCTTCTCTGCCAACACGTCCAAAAACGCTGCGCGTCCGGCGAGGATTTATATGAGGTCATTGAAGATGAAGTATATGCCTTTCTAACCAATCCGTAA
- a CDS encoding alpha/beta fold hydrolase yields the protein MALYYQEYGDKNASLMLFLHGGGVSDWMWDKQIQYFTHYHCIVPTLPEHGLNHDGINFTIKGSAEELIQLIEEKAKGKQVILIGFSLGSQVIIQVLSMKPDLIDFAIINSASARPISYARKLIKPAIALTFPLIKNRWFSKLQAKALYIGEDYFERYYEESCQMKPDTLVRVLEESMSFEIPKDFRKATGKILVTVGEKEKAIMKKSAKDIVEANSNCTGVILPKIGHGVSLAMPDFFNHMVEAWKHEGLLPKECKVIS from the coding sequence TTGGCTTTATATTATCAAGAATACGGTGATAAAAATGCTTCTCTGATGCTATTTTTACATGGTGGCGGAGTAAGTGATTGGATGTGGGATAAACAAATTCAATACTTCACTCATTATCATTGCATTGTTCCAACCTTGCCTGAACATGGATTAAACCATGACGGTATAAATTTTACTATAAAAGGAAGTGCAGAAGAATTAATTCAATTAATCGAAGAAAAAGCCAAAGGAAAGCAAGTAATCCTGATTGGATTTTCTTTAGGTTCTCAAGTGATTATTCAAGTGTTAAGTATGAAACCGGATTTAATAGATTTTGCCATCATCAATAGCGCTTCGGCCAGACCTATTTCATACGCCAGAAAATTAATAAAACCTGCTATTGCGTTAACCTTTCCGTTAATTAAAAATAGGTGGTTTTCTAAACTGCAAGCAAAAGCCTTGTATATAGGCGAAGACTACTTTGAAAGATATTATGAAGAAAGCTGTCAAATGAAACCCGACACGCTTGTTAGAGTATTAGAAGAAAGCATGTCCTTTGAAATACCTAAAGACTTTAGAAAAGCAACTGGTAAGATATTGGTTACTGTAGGTGAAAAGGAAAAAGCTATTATGAAGAAGTCTGCAAAAGATATTGTAGAAGCTAATTCAAATTGTACAGGCGTGATTTTACCTAAAATTGGGCATGGAGTATCTTTAGCAATGCCTGATTTCTTTAATCACATGGTAGAAGCATGGAAACATGAAGGTCTTTTGCCAAAAGAATGTAAAGTGATAAGTTGA
- a CDS encoding SDR family NAD(P)-dependent oxidoreductase has protein sequence MNRLRRKTVIITGASSGLGREMAKQAVAEGARVVLLARRIKRLDKLKEALEKDYPGSDVRTYRVDISRRADVENRFAEILADINEVDVLINNAGFGVFDEAHEAKWEDIETMFQVNVLGLISCTQMVLPYMKARKSGHIINIASQAGKMATPKSSVYAATKHAVLGYTNSLRMEAARDGIYVTAVNPGPIATDFLTIADRSGSYAKRVARWLLQPEKVAAAVIHAIGTDKREINLPKLMNAGSLIYALFPRTVERIGRKAFFKK, from the coding sequence ATGAATCGTCTGCGCAGAAAAACGGTCATCATTACGGGCGCATCGAGCGGCTTGGGGAGAGAAATGGCAAAGCAGGCGGTGGCTGAAGGCGCAAGGGTTGTGCTGCTGGCGCGCCGCATCAAGCGCTTAGATAAGCTGAAGGAAGCGCTTGAGAAGGACTATCCGGGAAGCGATGTGCGTACATATAGGGTCGATATCAGCAGGAGAGCGGATGTGGAAAACCGGTTTGCTGAGATCCTTGCTGATATCAATGAGGTGGATGTTCTTATTAATAATGCCGGATTTGGGGTATTTGATGAGGCTCATGAAGCGAAATGGGAAGATATAGAGACCATGTTTCAGGTCAATGTGCTTGGGCTGATCTCTTGCACGCAGATGGTTCTTCCGTATATGAAAGCTCGCAAAAGCGGGCATATTATCAATATCGCTTCCCAAGCAGGCAAAATGGCTACCCCGAAATCAAGTGTATATGCGGCGACTAAACATGCGGTGCTTGGTTATACGAACAGCTTGCGCATGGAGGCGGCGCGTGATGGCATCTATGTGACGGCAGTGAACCCGGGGCCCATTGCCACGGATTTTTTAACTATAGCGGATCGTTCAGGCTCTTACGCTAAGCGCGTGGCCCGCTGGCTGCTGCAGCCTGAAAAAGTAGCGGCTGCTGTAATTCATGCAATCGGCACGGACAAGCGGGAAATTAATCTGCCGAAACTAATGAATGCGGGCAGTCTGATTTATGCGCTCTTTCCGCGAACAGTAGAACGTATTGGCCGCAAGGCTTTTTTTAAAAAATAG
- a CDS encoding MBL fold metallo-hydrolase, with protein sequence MNVERFGDIAQITLPTPFPIGDVNVYIIMGDPLTLVDAGVKTAAAWEAFVSGLSQLGYAPEDIGQVVLTHHHPDHIGLLDFLPDDTIIIGHRYGANWLSRDEELRRDHYCFFRGLFYQFGLPKEMEPQLNQIQEPLSFGCDHSELTLAVKEGDRLPGLVDWIVFETPGHSQSHLVFFRERDGTLLAGDHVLASVSSNPLLEPSLLPGEERPKPQVQYNHSLKKMLELPISVAYTGHGKEIKRIHPLIIRRLELQHKRAMQVKEMLAEQPLTAFEVCKQLFPNVYKKQMGLTLSESVGQLDYLLSIDEIGVHPDDRGILYYFPL encoded by the coding sequence ATGAATGTGGAACGCTTCGGAGATATTGCCCAAATCACATTGCCTACCCCCTTTCCAATTGGCGATGTCAACGTATATATTATAATGGGCGATCCGCTGACGCTGGTTGATGCCGGCGTCAAAACGGCGGCTGCTTGGGAGGCGTTTGTCAGCGGATTATCGCAGCTCGGCTATGCGCCGGAGGACATCGGCCAAGTTGTATTAACTCATCATCATCCGGATCATATCGGTTTGCTTGATTTTTTGCCGGATGATACGATTATCATTGGCCATCGTTATGGAGCGAATTGGCTTTCAAGAGATGAAGAGCTTAGAAGAGATCATTATTGTTTCTTTCGCGGTTTATTTTACCAGTTTGGTTTACCGAAAGAAATGGAGCCGCAGCTTAATCAAATTCAAGAGCCTTTGTCATTCGGCTGTGATCACAGCGAATTGACCCTTGCAGTGAAAGAGGGCGACCGTCTGCCCGGACTGGTGGATTGGATCGTTTTTGAAACCCCGGGACATTCGCAAAGCCATTTAGTCTTTTTTCGCGAGCGGGATGGCACATTGCTTGCCGGGGATCATGTATTGGCTTCTGTCTCATCGAATCCTTTGCTTGAGCCTTCTTTGCTGCCGGGAGAGGAGCGGCCAAAGCCTCAGGTTCAGTACAATCATTCGCTGAAAAAAATGCTGGAGCTTCCGATCAGCGTAGCTTACACCGGCCATGGCAAGGAGATTAAACGCATCCATCCACTGATCATCCGCCGCCTTGAGCTTCAGCACAAACGGGCTATGCAAGTGAAAGAAATGCTTGCAGAACAGCCGCTGACGGCTTTTGAGGTATGCAAGCAGCTGTTTCCCAATGTATATAAGAAGCAGATGGGGCTGACGCTTTCAGAGTCTGTCGGTCAGCTTGATTACTTATTGAGTATAGATGAAATCGGTGTTCATCCCGATGACCGAGGGATTCTTTATTATTTTCCATTATAG
- the proC gene encoding pyrroline-5-carboxylate reductase has protein sequence MKTVFIGAGAMAEAIISGAISNGALRQTDVYATNKSNRSRLQELREKYGIQTSYETAEMLQESKVVVLAMKPKDAQEALETITPFITPSTLVITLMAGVTINFIEKKINKPCAIIRAMPNTSAAVGKSATVIALNSQVREEQKQTALSLFSSIGLTKIVKEEQLDAVTGLSGSGPAYLYYIAEAMEQAAEELGLEQDVAKPLIIQTILGAAEMLSAPDAEAKQLKKAVTSPGGTTEAGLRVLENRQVKEAFIDCIKEAAAQSQRLGLAFQSRAKH, from the coding sequence ATGAAAACAGTGTTTATCGGAGCCGGAGCGATGGCCGAAGCCATCATTTCCGGAGCCATTTCAAACGGCGCATTGCGTCAGACGGATGTGTACGCAACGAATAAATCCAACAGAAGCAGACTGCAAGAATTACGAGAAAAGTACGGTATTCAGACAAGTTACGAGACCGCGGAAATGCTGCAAGAAAGCAAGGTCGTGGTGCTGGCCATGAAGCCTAAAGACGCCCAAGAGGCACTCGAGACGATCACCCCTTTTATCACGCCATCCACTTTGGTTATTACACTGATGGCTGGCGTCACGATCAATTTCATTGAGAAAAAGATAAATAAGCCCTGCGCCATCATCCGGGCGATGCCTAATACATCGGCTGCAGTCGGCAAATCCGCGACAGTGATCGCGTTAAACAGCCAAGTGCGCGAGGAGCAAAAACAAACAGCGCTTTCTTTATTTTCGTCCATCGGCCTGACAAAAATCGTGAAAGAAGAGCAGTTAGATGCCGTAACGGGGCTTTCAGGCAGCGGGCCCGCCTACCTTTACTATATTGCAGAAGCGATGGAGCAGGCAGCGGAAGAGCTAGGACTTGAACAAGATGTCGCTAAGCCGCTGATTATTCAAACAATCTTAGGAGCAGCTGAAATGCTGTCGGCGCCGGATGCGGAAGCGAAACAGCTTAAGAAAGCTGTCACCAGTCCAGGAGGCACAACAGAAGCCGGTCTGCGCGTATTAGAAAATCGGCAAGTAAAAGAAGCCTTTATTGATTGTATCAAAGAAGCAGCAGCTCAGTCACAGCGGCTAGGGCTCGCTTTTCAGTCCCGCGCCAAGCACTGA
- the namA gene encoding NADPH dehydrogenase NamA: MNAKLFESYTIRNVTMKNRIVMSPMCMYSAGTDGKATDWHFIHYPTRAVGQAGLIMIEATAVTPEGRISEKDLGIWSDEHIDGLAKMVSLVKKHGAKTAIQLAHAGRKSTVSGDILAPSALPFDEKSKIPKEMTKEEIEQTIGAFATGAKRAKAAGFDIIEIHGAHGYLINEFLSPLTNKRNDEYGGSPEKRLRFLSDIIRAVQKEWDGPLLVRISAHEYHKDGLTADDYSQIAKQLKSLGVDLIDVSSGGVVPASIHSYPGYQVKLAETVKHGANIPVGTVGMITSALQAEEILQNDRADLIFLGRELLRNPYWPREAARELKAELSAPEQYQRAWN, encoded by the coding sequence ATGAACGCTAAACTATTTGAATCTTATACGATCAGAAACGTTACGATGAAAAATCGGATCGTTATGTCCCCGATGTGCATGTATTCAGCAGGCACCGACGGAAAAGCAACAGACTGGCATTTCATCCATTACCCGACAAGAGCCGTCGGACAAGCGGGACTCATTATGATAGAAGCGACCGCTGTCACTCCTGAAGGCAGAATTTCCGAAAAGGACCTTGGCATCTGGAGCGATGAGCATATTGACGGTCTAGCCAAAATGGTTTCCTTGGTGAAAAAACACGGCGCCAAAACAGCCATTCAGCTGGCTCACGCGGGACGCAAGTCAACGGTAAGCGGGGATATTCTTGCCCCTTCCGCTCTTCCTTTTGATGAAAAATCAAAAATACCGAAAGAAATGACAAAGGAAGAGATCGAACAAACCATTGGCGCGTTTGCCACTGGAGCCAAACGCGCCAAAGCAGCCGGCTTTGACATTATTGAAATCCATGGAGCCCACGGCTATTTAATTAATGAGTTTCTTTCTCCGCTGACTAATAAGCGCAATGATGAGTATGGAGGCAGTCCCGAAAAGCGCCTGCGCTTTTTAAGCGATATCATTCGAGCCGTTCAGAAAGAATGGGACGGCCCGCTCCTCGTCCGCATCTCTGCGCATGAATATCATAAAGACGGTTTAACTGCTGATGATTACAGTCAAATAGCTAAACAGCTGAAATCGCTGGGCGTTGATTTAATCGATGTCAGCTCCGGCGGCGTTGTGCCAGCCAGCATTCACTCCTATCCTGGATACCAAGTGAAGCTGGCAGAAACGGTAAAGCACGGCGCCAATATTCCGGTTGGCACTGTCGGAATGATCACCTCCGCTTTACAAGCTGAGGAAATTTTGCAGAATGACCGTGCCGATTTGATCTTTCTGGGCCGAGAATTGCTTCGCAACCCGTACTGGCCGCGTGAAGCCGCCCGAGAATTAAAAGCGGAGCTGAGTGCTCCTGAACAATATCAAAGAGCGTGGAACTAA
- the rnz gene encoding ribonuclease Z produces MEVLFLGTGAGVPAKVRNVSSLALKMLNERGAVWLFDCGEATQHQILHTALKPRRVEKIFITHLHGDHIFGLPGFLGSRSFQGGELPLTVFGPAGIQKFIEVSLDVSKTRLQYDLDVIEIEEGIVFEDDRMLVEARKLDHGILSYGYRVCEKDKPGALLVEKLQADGVPQGPLYKEIKEGRPVLLEDGRRILPERYMGPPQKGKVIAILGDTRSCAAAVELARNADLLVHEATFSASSSQMAHDYFHSTTQQAAEIARKAGAKALCLTHISSRYTREETVLLKEEAEEIFTPVTVAHDFLELSL; encoded by the coding sequence ATGGAAGTATTATTTTTGGGAACGGGGGCCGGCGTACCTGCAAAAGTGAGAAATGTAAGTTCGTTGGCACTCAAGATGCTGAATGAGCGGGGAGCCGTATGGCTGTTTGATTGCGGAGAAGCGACCCAGCATCAGATTTTGCATACAGCGCTGAAGCCGCGGCGAGTGGAAAAGATTTTTATTACACACTTGCACGGAGATCATATATTTGGGTTGCCCGGTTTTCTCGGAAGCCGTTCGTTTCAAGGAGGCGAGCTTCCGCTAACGGTCTTCGGGCCGGCAGGCATTCAGAAATTTATTGAAGTAAGCCTTGATGTCAGCAAAACGAGGCTGCAGTATGACTTGGACGTGATAGAAATTGAAGAAGGGATCGTGTTTGAAGACGATCGCATGCTTGTGGAAGCCCGCAAGCTGGATCACGGCATCCTGTCTTACGGTTACCGTGTTTGTGAAAAGGATAAGCCGGGAGCGCTTTTGGTTGAGAAGCTGCAAGCTGATGGTGTGCCTCAAGGTCCGCTTTATAAAGAAATTAAGGAGGGGAGGCCTGTTCTTTTGGAAGATGGACGAAGAATTCTTCCTGAAAGATACATGGGGCCGCCTCAAAAGGGAAAGGTGATCGCGATCTTAGGGGATACACGTTCCTGTGCCGCGGCAGTAGAGCTTGCCCGCAACGCAGATCTGCTTGTTCATGAAGCAACATTTTCAGCAAGCAGTTCGCAAATGGCGCATGATTATTTTCATTCCACCACTCAGCAAGCGGCAGAAATCGCTAGAAAGGCAGGAGCCAAAGCTCTTTGTTTAACGCATATTAGCTCGCGTTATACGAGAGAAGAGACGGTTCTTTTGAAAGAGGAAGCTGAAGAAATCTTTACCCCGGTAACGGTAGCGCACGATTTTTTAGAGCTGTCTTTATGA